Below is a window of Flavobacterium sp. N2820 DNA.
ATCATTAATTCGATTCCGTTTTTATCATTTTCAAAAAACTGAATTAACACCATAAGTTCTCCCGTTGAAGCTGTACGAATCATCAACGTTCGCAACAAACCTTCAACAACTCTTGCATTGAAGAATGTTAGGTTGTTTTCGTTTGCAAATCGTTTGATTTCGTTACGGATTTCGTTAGATGGGTCTTCTTGTAGATGACATTTTTCGATATCTAAAATCTTATCCCACATTCTTGGAATATGAAATCCTAATGCATTTTTGTTCTCAAATTCTGTTCCGGATTGAATTTCAGCATCAGTCATCCAACGGGCATTCGAGAAACCAAATTCCATCTTATTTCTGTAGAAAAATTGTTTTTCCGAACCTAAAATTGGTTCAAAATCAGGCAATTCAATTTTGCCAATACGCTTTAAATTGTTATATACTTCCTGATTTTTATAGAACAATTGTTGGCTGTATTTCATGTTTTGCCATTTACAACCGCCACAAGCACCAAAATGGTCACAAACAGGGTCAATTCTATGTTCTGAAAATTCGTGGATTTTTATAGCTTTACCTTCGTAGTAGGCTTTTCTTTTCTTCATTGTTTGTACGTCTACCACATCTCCGGGCACTACATTTGGAAGAAATATTACTTTGCCATCAGGAGCTTTTGCTACCGATACACCTTTTGCACCTGCATCAAGGATTTTTACGTTTTCGAATACGATTTTGTCTGTTTTCTTTTTTCCCATGGAGCAAAAATAAGAATTGTTGGGTGGATTTGATAATATATTTTACTTTTATAGCAAATTTAAAAAAAATGAAAACCCACTTAGCCTTATTACGCGGAATTAATGTTTCTGGTCACAACATGATAAAAATGGACGCTTTGAAAACCGTTTTAGAAAATGCTGGATTTCAGAATGTGCAAACTTACATTCAATCGGGGAATGTTTTTATTGATGCTGACGAAGAAAATAGTGCAAGTGTAGGGTTTAAAATCAA
It encodes the following:
- the rlmD gene encoding 23S rRNA (uracil(1939)-C(5))-methyltransferase RlmD; protein product: MGKKKTDKIVFENVKILDAGAKGVSVAKAPDGKVIFLPNVVPGDVVDVQTMKKRKAYYEGKAIKIHEFSEHRIDPVCDHFGACGGCKWQNMKYSQQLFYKNQEVYNNLKRIGKIELPDFEPILGSEKQFFYRNKMEFGFSNARWMTDAEIQSGTEFENKNALGFHIPRMWDKILDIEKCHLQEDPSNEIRNEIKRFANENNLTFFNARVVEGLLRTLMIRTASTGELMVLIQFFENDKNGIELMMNFLAERFPQITSLQYVINQKLNDTLYDQEIILFKGRDYILEEMEGLHFSINAKSFYQTNSDQAYELYKITREFAGLTGNETVYDLYTGTGTIAQFVSKKAKKVIGVEAVPEAIIDAKANATRNNITNCEFYVGDMKNVFNDEFINQHGQPDVIITDPPRDGMHKDVVEMLLKTGVPKIVYVSCNSATQARDLALMDEKYRVVRVRPVDMFPQTHHVENVVLLELK